In Drosophila yakuba strain Tai18E2 chromosome X, Prin_Dyak_Tai18E2_2.1, whole genome shotgun sequence, a single genomic region encodes these proteins:
- the LOC6524940 gene encoding protein disconnected has product MEHIMNPFMSPAYLLGHGPHSHQHVHTHLPTHPQPNAASPASSPGGSSGSGSGSAAGSGSGSGTGSGNGSGSSLKPRRWGSPPINLAGQFINPATGKKRVQCSICFKTFCDKGALKIHFSAVHLREMHKCTVEGCNMVFSSRRSRNRHSANPNPKLHSPHIRRKISPHDGRTAQQFPVFSPGTAAAAAAVAGRLPVAFPGLLPPPPPHHGHHPYVMFGGQAGLHGLSLLSNGCQDADSASVDNEQDADPEDDNDFVYVDMQANSSSPAASSEDQEDHERDHEQDEEMHCSLSLASSSSTAADEERGADQPLDFSLHKRRKSEQDREQEQEQEREREREQEAEKEQEHDVESDKEQEPEQEHDLEREREKRSPSDAFSMDQLLGKRKRHDSTASSSACSTAAASSASSSSASASANPPQASIKMELDPDSDSAYLSSRRQMLPLPVLDLEEHHHLRLLQTQMFAAAAAAAATSQAPPTAFLPASSPVDLAKDSPPMWSLLSEMYRSMLLKTQHQQYNHHHQLQQQHQQEQPHHHLTLSHHHQEQHHHLGHHMGHHHHHHHHHQHHQQQPQQQSPAATNAPISV; this is encoded by the coding sequence ATGGAGCACATAATGAATCCGTTCATGTCACCGGCTTATCTGCTGGGCCATGGCCCACATTCCCACCAGCATGTGCACACCCATCTACCGACACACCCGCAGCCAAATGCCGCCTCTCCGGCCAGCTCACCCGGCGGATCCAGTGGCTCTGGTTCGGGATCGGCCGCAGGATCGGGCAGCGGTTCTGGCACAGGATCAGGCAACGGTTCGGGATCTTCGCTGAAGCCACGTCGCTGGGGCTCGCCGCCCATCAATCTGGCTGGACAGTTCATCAATCCGGCGACGGGAAAGAAACGAGTGCAGTGCTCCATTTGCTTCAAGACCTTCTGCGACAAGGGCGCCCTCAAGATTCACTTCTCGGCCGTGCATCTTCGCGAGATGCACAAGTGCACGGTGGAGGGCTGCAATATGGTGTTCAGTTCGAGGCGTTCGAGGAATCGCCATAGTGCCAATCCGAATCCCAAGCTCCATTCGCCGCACATCCGGCGCAAGATCTCGCCGCACGATGGCCGCACAGCCCAGCAATTTCCGGTTTTCTCGCCCGGAACTGCTGCGGCAGCGGCCGCTGTCGCCGGACGACTTCCGGTTGCCTTTCCCGGACTTttgccaccgccgccgccgcatCATGGCCACCATCCGTACGTCATGTTCGGCGGACAGGCGGGTCTCCATGGCTTGAGTCTGCTTTCCAACGGCTGTCAGGATGCCGATTCCGCATCGGTGGACAATGAGCAGGATGCTGATCCCGAGGATGACAACGACTTTGTGTACGTGGACATGCAGGCGAATAGCTCCAGTCCGGCGGCCTCCAGCGAGGATCAGGAGGATCACGAACGCGATCACGAGCAGGATGAGGAGATGCACTGCAGCTTGAGCCTGGCCAGCAGTAGTAGCACCGCCGCCGACGAGGAGCGAGGAGCCGACCAGCCGTTGGACTTTAGCCTGCACAAGCGTCGCAAGTCGGAGCAGGATCgggaacaggagcaggagcaggaacgggaacgggaacgggagcAAGAGGCGGAAAAGGAGCAGGAACATGACGTGGAATCGGACAAGGAACAGGAGCCCGAGCAGGAGCATGACCTGGAGCGTGAGCGTGAGAAGCGCTCGCCCAGCGATGCCTTCTCCATGGATCAGTTGCTGGGCAAGCGGAAGCGTCACGACAGCACCGCCTCCAGTTCCGCCTGTTCCACggccgccgcctcctccgcctccagctcctccgccAGCGCCAGCGCCAATCCACCACAGGCGAGCATCAAAATGGAACTGGATCCGGACAGCGACAGTGCCTACCTGAGCAGCCGGCGGCAAATGCTGCCACTGCCCGTTCTGGACCTCGAGGAGCATCATCATCTGCGCCTGCTGCAGACCCAGATGTTTGCtgccgcagctgctgccgctgccaccaGTCAGGCACCGCCCACCGCCTTCCTGCCGGCGAGCTCGCCCGTGGATTTGGCCAAGGACTCGCCGCCCATGTGGAGCCTGCTCTCCGAAATGTACCGCTCCATGCTGCTGAAGACGCAGCACCAGCAATACAACCACCATCATcagcttcagcagcagcaccagcaggagcagccccATCATCACCTGACCCTGAGCCACCACCATCAGGAGCAGCACCATCATCTGGGTCACCACATGGgtcatcaccaccaccaccaccaccaccatcagcaccaccaacagcagccgcaacagcaatCGCCGGCGGCCACAAATGCGCCGATTTCCGTCTAA